In Lachnospiraceae bacterium, one DNA window encodes the following:
- the lepB gene encoding signal peptidase I — translation MSEEEKKGRSLKQPKEEPQETSLGKEILSWLQIIVAAVVIAFVLNNFVIANSRIPTGSMENTIMSHSRVIGSRLSYIKDDPERGDIVIFRYPDNEKLYYVKRVIGLPGETVEVIDGKVYINGSDTPLDEPYLPEPMEGSYGPYEVPEGCYFMMGDNRNNSLDARFWDNKFVAKNKIVAKVLFCYYPFNRIGKVD, via the coding sequence ATGTCAGAGGAAGAAAAGAAGGGCCGCAGCCTGAAACAACCGAAAGAAGAGCCACAGGAGACCAGTCTTGGGAAAGAGATCTTAAGCTGGCTTCAGATCATTGTTGCTGCGGTGGTGATCGCTTTTGTTTTAAATAATTTTGTTATTGCAAACAGCCGCATTCCAACCGGCTCCATGGAAAATACCATTATGTCCCACAGCCGTGTGATCGGTTCCAGGTTGTCTTATATAAAGGATGATCCGGAAAGAGGAGATATTGTGATTTTCCGTTATCCGGATAATGAGAAGCTATACTATGTAAAAAGAGTCATCGGTCTGCCGGGGGAAACTGTTGAGGTAATAGACGGAAAGGTATACATCAATGGCTCAGATACACCCTTAGATGAGCCTTATCTGCCGGAGCCAATGGAAGGTTCTTATGGACCATATGAAGTGCCGGAAGGCTGTTATTTTATGATGGGAGATAACAGGAATAATTCCCTGGATGCAAGGTTCTGGGATAATAAATTTGTTGCCAAAAATAAGATCGTGGCAAAAGTGCTGTTCTGTTATTATCCATTTAACAGGATAGGAAAAGTTGATTAA